A single region of the Pseudomonas sp. GGS8 genome encodes:
- a CDS encoding AraC family transcriptional regulator encodes MNPQSVNSNHPCPVVRPLGALSGWQERRAKELMLRDLGSCVRISEIAEHCNLSRSHFSRAFKKITGHSPQGWLVMMKIEKAKSLLTTSMPITDVVYECGFADHSHFTRTFSRLEGITPKAWRRAFDHATSHPTQPPVINRDIPDWSVRDSLVDGMGQSRSQELRVVN; translated from the coding sequence ATGAACCCGCAATCGGTGAATTCAAACCATCCATGTCCTGTTGTACGGCCGTTGGGCGCCCTGTCCGGCTGGCAGGAGCGCCGTGCCAAGGAGCTGATGCTGCGTGACTTGGGCAGCTGCGTTCGCATCAGCGAGATTGCCGAACACTGCAACCTGTCCCGTAGCCATTTTTCCCGAGCGTTCAAAAAGATTACCGGCCACTCGCCGCAAGGCTGGCTAGTGATGATGAAAATCGAAAAAGCCAAAAGCCTGCTAACCACCTCGATGCCGATCACAGATGTCGTCTATGAATGCGGTTTCGCGGATCACTCGCATTTCACCCGCACCTTCAGCCGTCTGGAAGGGATAACACCCAAGGCATGGCGCCGGGCCTTTGATCATGCAACGAGCCACCCTACCCAGCCACCAGTGATCAATCGGGACATACCCGACTGGAGCGTTCGCGATAGCCTGGTCGACGGGATGGGACAGTCGCGCTCGCAGGAGCTGCGCGTCGTGAACTGA
- a CDS encoding PLP-dependent aminotransferase family protein: protein MAKAFELETLKMRLNDAEFQLLDLHQRIQRALRALILDGVLDSGLKLPASRVLAKTLGVARDTVENAYVQLHRDGFIVRREGSGSYVSDAVGTKLLGAARRRIKLKDTQRSEAAPEPGLSLRGRMIFDSGGVTDQQVIKAFATGLPETRTFPTDVWERLQRQVMKDYRDNVLLHGDPQGAEPLRKAIATYLNLERGAKCSPDQILVLSSTRQALFLCAQMLVDAGKPILLENPGYFGARKAFETAETKVVPIDVDAQGIRTDLLQADRSGANCVYVTPSHQYPTGATLPLERRLELIRWAAECGKWIIEDDYDSEFHYDGLPTACVQGLDKYQRTIYLGTFSKTLYPGLRMGYMVLPFELVKAFTYARSIMDGHTPQILQLTLARFMEDGHYNSHVRAMRKLYAGRRAVMLDAIGKHLDGIATALRPQGGLQIPCLLADGWSEEKTIHQAASAGVRLPGLSRLYAGDEKKQGWLLGYSSLTAYEIEAAMVRLTKALKTK, encoded by the coding sequence ATGGCGAAAGCCTTCGAGCTCGAAACGCTGAAGATGCGACTCAACGATGCTGAGTTTCAGCTGTTGGATCTGCACCAGCGGATTCAGCGCGCCCTGCGTGCCTTGATCCTCGATGGTGTTCTTGACTCTGGCCTGAAGCTACCGGCGAGCAGGGTCCTGGCCAAGACGCTCGGCGTTGCCCGCGACACGGTCGAGAATGCCTATGTGCAATTGCACCGTGATGGTTTCATCGTGCGGCGCGAGGGCTCTGGCAGTTATGTATCCGATGCGGTTGGCACCAAATTGCTCGGAGCCGCGCGCCGGCGCATAAAATTGAAAGACACTCAACGCAGCGAGGCGGCGCCAGAACCTGGCTTGAGCCTGCGAGGGCGGATGATTTTCGACAGTGGTGGGGTTACCGATCAACAGGTGATCAAGGCCTTTGCCACAGGTCTGCCGGAAACCCGCACCTTCCCCACCGATGTCTGGGAACGCTTACAACGCCAGGTCATGAAGGACTACCGGGACAATGTCCTGCTGCATGGCGACCCGCAAGGCGCTGAGCCTCTGCGCAAGGCCATCGCCACCTACTTGAACCTTGAGCGCGGTGCCAAGTGCTCCCCCGACCAGATCCTGGTGCTGAGCAGTACTCGCCAAGCTCTGTTCCTGTGTGCCCAGATGCTAGTGGACGCCGGCAAACCGATCCTGCTGGAAAACCCAGGCTACTTCGGCGCCAGGAAAGCCTTTGAAACGGCCGAGACCAAGGTCGTGCCCATTGACGTCGATGCACAGGGCATACGCACGGACCTGCTGCAGGCAGACCGCAGCGGCGCCAATTGCGTCTATGTCACGCCTTCTCATCAATACCCCACCGGAGCGACCTTACCGTTGGAGCGTCGACTTGAGCTGATCCGTTGGGCGGCCGAGTGTGGTAAGTGGATCATCGAGGACGACTACGATAGCGAGTTCCACTACGACGGGCTGCCGACCGCGTGCGTGCAGGGCCTGGACAAATACCAGCGCACGATCTACCTCGGTACCTTCAGCAAGACGCTCTATCCGGGGTTGCGGATGGGCTACATGGTGCTGCCTTTCGAGCTGGTCAAAGCTTTCACCTACGCGCGCAGCATCATGGACGGCCACACGCCACAGATCCTTCAACTGACCCTGGCGCGCTTCATGGAAGACGGCCACTACAACTCCCACGTCCGGGCTATGCGCAAACTCTACGCCGGACGCCGTGCAGTTATGCTCGATGCAATCGGCAAGCACCTGGACGGCATTGCCACAGCATTACGCCCCCAAGGCGGGCTGCAGATTCCCTGTCTACTGGCCGATGGCTGGTCGGAGGAAAAGACCATCCACCAAGCTGCCAGCGCGGGCGTGCGACTGCCCGGCCTCAGCCGGTTGTACGCCGGCGATGAGAAGAAACAAGGGTGGCTGTTGGGCTATTCGTCCTTGACCGCTTATGAAATCGAAGCGGCTATGGTGCGTCTGACCAAGGCGCTGAAAACCAAATAG
- a CDS encoding benzoate/H(+) symporter BenE family transporter, translating into MSSSASKSPIRLIDLIHPIVAGLISVIVNYGGTFILVFQAAKVAGLSPELTASWVWSVSIGVGVTGLFLSWVSREPIITAWSTPAAAFLVVALATTPYAEAVGAYMLSAAAFVLLGLSGYFEKVIRLIPPGVAAGLLAGILLQFGIGAFGGMSIDPMLVGLLIVAYVVLKRFTARYAVVGILALGLAFLLIQGRVDLSGLEPQLAAPVFTLPEFSLNALLSVAMPLFLITLTGQYMPGMLVLRNDGFSTSANPIVTITGLGSLLMAPFGSHAFNIAAITAAICTGKGAHEEPSKRWIAGIAAGVFYILVGVFGVTLAAVFMAFPATFITTLAGLALLGTIGGSLASAMAEAKSREASLITFLAAAANITLFGIGGAFWGLLMGLVAYAVLNSRLPRRERVVNPAAEPHKGAVN; encoded by the coding sequence ATGTCTTCTTCAGCATCCAAGTCACCTATTCGCCTCATCGATCTCATCCATCCGATTGTCGCCGGTCTGATCTCGGTCATCGTCAACTATGGCGGCACCTTCATTCTGGTCTTCCAGGCCGCCAAGGTAGCCGGACTGAGCCCCGAGTTGACGGCTTCGTGGGTGTGGTCCGTGTCGATTGGCGTGGGCGTTACCGGGCTGTTCCTCAGTTGGGTTTCCCGTGAGCCGATCATCACCGCCTGGTCGACACCCGCAGCGGCATTCCTGGTCGTCGCCCTGGCCACCACGCCCTATGCTGAGGCGGTGGGCGCGTACATGCTCTCGGCTGCGGCCTTCGTGCTGCTGGGCCTGTCCGGTTACTTCGAAAAAGTCATCCGACTGATCCCGCCGGGTGTGGCCGCAGGGCTACTGGCCGGTATCCTGCTGCAGTTCGGCATCGGTGCTTTTGGCGGTATGAGCATTGACCCTATGCTGGTCGGGTTGCTGATTGTCGCCTACGTCGTGCTCAAGCGCTTTACCGCACGCTACGCAGTGGTGGGCATTTTGGCACTGGGGCTGGCCTTCCTGTTGATTCAGGGACGTGTGGATTTGTCGGGGCTGGAACCGCAACTCGCGGCGCCGGTATTCACCCTGCCTGAGTTCTCGCTCAATGCCTTGCTCAGTGTCGCGATGCCGCTGTTTCTGATCACCCTGACCGGTCAGTACATGCCTGGCATGCTGGTGCTGCGCAATGATGGATTCAGCACCAGTGCCAATCCGATCGTGACCATCACCGGGTTGGGTTCCCTGCTCATGGCGCCCTTTGGTTCCCACGCATTCAATATCGCGGCGATTACAGCAGCCATCTGCACCGGCAAGGGGGCCCACGAAGAGCCCTCCAAGCGCTGGATCGCCGGCATTGCTGCGGGCGTCTTCTACATCCTCGTCGGGGTCTTCGGCGTGACCCTCGCTGCGGTGTTCATGGCCTTCCCGGCAACCTTCATCACTACTCTGGCCGGGCTCGCCCTGCTGGGCACCATCGGCGGCAGCCTGGCCAGTGCCATGGCCGAAGCCAAATCCCGCGAAGCCTCGCTGATTACCTTCCTGGCAGCCGCCGCCAACATTACCTTGTTCGGGATTGGCGGAGCGTTCTGGGGGCTACTGATGGGTCTGGTCGCGTACGCCGTGCTCAACAGCCGTTTGCCGCGGCGCGAGCGAGTTGTCAATCCCGCTGCCGAGCCCCATAAAGGAGCCGTCAACTGA
- a CDS encoding threonine dehydratase gives MHRLTRDDIEQAAHHVYQVMPATAQYPWPLLAVRLGCTVWVKHENHTPTGAFKVRGGITFMHWLKREHPGIKGIVTATRGNHGQSLALAAGALGLRALIVVPEGNSVEKNNAMRAFGGEVVECGRDFDEACEEAGRLAQAHDLYLVPPFHAELVKGVATYALELFEAAPDLDTVYVPIGCGSGICGVIAARDALGLNTRVVGVVSTKAEAAKLSFDAGAICETASANTFADGLAVRKPIPEAFAIYAQGAQRIVSVSEAQIAEAMCVYYTDTHNLAEGAAAAALAALIQEREAMAGRRVGVILSGGNVDRLVYARVIA, from the coding sequence ATGCACAGACTGACTCGCGACGATATCGAGCAAGCTGCTCACCACGTGTACCAAGTCATGCCCGCTACAGCTCAATACCCTTGGCCCTTGTTGGCCGTGCGGTTGGGTTGCACCGTTTGGGTCAAGCACGAAAACCACACACCTACAGGTGCTTTCAAGGTGCGTGGTGGCATTACCTTTATGCACTGGCTAAAGCGCGAGCACCCGGGCATCAAGGGTATTGTCACCGCCACCCGCGGCAACCATGGGCAGAGCCTGGCGCTGGCAGCCGGCGCGCTGGGTTTGAGGGCGTTGATTGTAGTGCCGGAGGGTAACTCGGTAGAAAAGAACAATGCCATGCGCGCCTTTGGCGGTGAAGTGGTCGAGTGTGGCCGCGATTTTGATGAAGCCTGTGAAGAGGCCGGGCGCCTGGCGCAAGCGCATGACCTCTATCTGGTGCCGCCGTTCCATGCCGAGTTGGTCAAAGGCGTGGCCACTTATGCGCTGGAGCTGTTCGAGGCTGCACCGGATCTTGATACGGTTTACGTGCCGATTGGCTGTGGGTCGGGGATTTGTGGGGTGATCGCCGCCCGCGACGCACTTGGCCTGAACACCCGGGTGGTGGGTGTGGTTTCCACTAAGGCTGAGGCCGCAAAGTTGTCGTTTGATGCAGGAGCAATATGCGAAACCGCCTCGGCGAATACCTTTGCTGACGGCCTTGCCGTGCGTAAGCCAATTCCAGAAGCCTTTGCCATCTACGCGCAAGGTGCGCAGCGAATCGTATCAGTCAGTGAGGCGCAGATTGCCGAGGCCATGTGCGTGTATTACACCGATACCCACAATCTTGCTGAAGGGGCGGCTGCGGCGGCCCTCGCGGCGCTCATTCAGGAGCGTGAAGCAATGGCCGGAAGAAGGGTGGGTGTGATTCTGTCCGGAGGGAATGTGGACCGATTGGTGTATGCGAGAGTGATTGCGTGA
- a CDS encoding helix-turn-helix transcriptional regulator: MAFMSRRSRLQPTPRPEPVRRVEAGPWTIELLPGAAYATRYVAPQAAIGFAFDSQRGLHAIGSDRVLPFDAMPNSLAFVPTGCDVLSKSPTGGEYLRVMRTDGNMLVGDSAFNNRIDQQAITLALRMRGALLHASAENDWEAWALALAERATSDQTFSAPPQGSITGSRMRLLDEFIDAGLDGPLGIPALAGLLGLSEGYFMRAFKSATGKSPHSYLIDRRLAKARALIRDSTASLAEIAHTCGFNSQAHMATTFRQRFGLSPVQLRG; this comes from the coding sequence ATGGCGTTCATGAGCCGTCGAAGCCGCCTTCAGCCAACGCCCCGCCCCGAACCGGTCCGTCGAGTCGAGGCAGGGCCATGGACGATTGAATTGCTACCCGGCGCCGCCTACGCGACCCGGTATGTAGCGCCTCAGGCAGCGATTGGCTTTGCCTTCGACAGCCAGCGAGGCCTTCACGCCATTGGCAGCGACCGAGTGCTGCCCTTCGATGCCATGCCCAACAGTCTGGCGTTCGTCCCCACCGGCTGTGACGTGCTGTCCAAGTCACCCACGGGCGGTGAATACCTGCGGGTAATGCGCACCGACGGGAATATGTTGGTCGGGGATAGCGCATTCAACAATCGCATTGATCAGCAGGCCATTACCCTCGCCCTGCGAATGCGCGGCGCGTTGTTGCACGCCTCAGCGGAGAACGATTGGGAGGCCTGGGCACTCGCATTGGCTGAACGGGCGACGAGCGATCAAACATTTTCGGCTCCACCCCAAGGCTCTATCACCGGCAGCCGAATGCGTCTGCTCGATGAGTTCATTGACGCTGGCCTCGACGGGCCGCTGGGCATACCAGCATTGGCGGGCTTACTTGGATTGTCCGAAGGTTATTTCATGCGAGCGTTCAAGAGCGCGACGGGCAAGAGCCCGCACAGTTACCTGATCGACCGACGCCTTGCCAAGGCCCGCGCGCTGATACGCGATTCGACAGCAAGCCTGGCAGAGATCGCCCACACCTGCGGCTTTAACTCCCAGGCGCACATGGCAACCACTTTCAGGCAACGCTTTGGATTAAGTCCGGTACAGCTGCGTGGATAA
- a CDS encoding NRAMP family divalent metal transporter — MNKKEPTGKPSVVAHRSWIKKLGPGLITGAADDDPSGIATYSQAGAQFGLNTLWTLFFTFPLMVGIQIISAKIGRVSGHGLATNIRRHYPKPFLFVIVALLMLANTINIAADIAAMGSAMKLLLGGSAHFYAVCFGAISLLLQVFIPYKRYVRVLKWLTLVLLAYVGTVFAVHIPWGQVARQTVWPQLSWKPEYITMVVAIFGTTISPYLFFWQASQEVEDMVAPPDARPLIDAPNQARSSFSRIQADTIVGMGFSNIIAFFIMLTTAVTLNMHGVTDIQTSSQAASALRPIAGEFAFWLFSGGIIGTGMLAVPVLAGSAAYAVSGTFKWDNSLAAKPKADKAFYGIISAATLVGVVICFAPIDPIKALFWSAVINCVIAVPIMFIMMLMASRKDIMGTFVIHPGLRTLGWCCSIAMALVVIAMFWGFMAM; from the coding sequence ATGAATAAGAAAGAACCCACAGGCAAGCCTTCGGTTGTTGCCCATCGCTCGTGGATAAAAAAACTGGGGCCTGGCCTTATCACGGGCGCGGCGGATGATGATCCAAGCGGTATAGCGACCTATTCGCAAGCTGGCGCGCAGTTTGGCTTGAATACACTCTGGACCTTGTTTTTCACCTTCCCACTGATGGTCGGCATTCAGATCATCAGCGCCAAAATAGGCCGCGTCAGCGGGCACGGGCTCGCGACCAATATCCGCCGTCATTACCCCAAGCCTTTTTTGTTTGTCATCGTCGCGCTGTTGATGCTTGCCAACACCATTAATATTGCCGCGGACATCGCCGCGATGGGCAGTGCAATGAAACTGCTGCTCGGTGGCTCCGCACATTTCTATGCGGTCTGCTTTGGCGCGATTTCACTGCTGCTGCAAGTGTTCATTCCTTACAAACGCTATGTGCGGGTACTTAAATGGCTGACACTCGTGTTGCTGGCGTATGTGGGCACTGTGTTTGCGGTGCATATCCCCTGGGGCCAGGTCGCTCGCCAGACCGTATGGCCCCAGCTGTCCTGGAAGCCGGAATACATAACCATGGTGGTGGCCATTTTTGGCACCACCATCAGCCCCTATCTTTTTTTCTGGCAGGCATCGCAGGAAGTTGAAGACATGGTCGCCCCCCCCGACGCCCGGCCACTGATTGATGCGCCCAACCAGGCACGAAGCAGCTTTAGTCGCATTCAAGCGGACACGATTGTGGGCATGGGCTTTTCTAACATCATTGCTTTTTTCATTATGTTGACCACGGCCGTCACACTCAATATGCATGGTGTCACAGACATTCAAACATCCTCCCAGGCGGCCAGTGCCTTGCGACCGATTGCGGGGGAGTTCGCTTTTTGGTTGTTCAGTGGGGGCATCATTGGCACCGGTATGTTAGCGGTCCCTGTGCTGGCCGGCTCGGCCGCTTATGCAGTGTCCGGCACATTCAAATGGGACAATAGCCTGGCCGCCAAGCCAAAAGCGGACAAGGCGTTTTACGGCATTATCAGCGCGGCAACCTTGGTGGGTGTGGTGATCTGCTTTGCGCCGATTGACCCCATTAAAGCGTTATTCTGGAGCGCCGTAATCAATTGTGTGATCGCGGTACCTATCATGTTCATCATGATGTTGATGGCATCGCGCAAAGACATCATGGGCACGTTCGTCATTCACCCTGGGCTGCGAACATTGGGCTGGTGCTGTTCGATCGCAATGGCGCTTGTCGTGATCGCGATGTTCTGGGGCTTCATGGCGATGTAG
- a CDS encoding type 1 glutamine amidotransferase family protein gives MTRAITIITENFSDWETALINSAGRAYYGFDTRFATPQGTPVTSSGGMIVTPQLALEDIPLDELDLLIICGGTIWQTDQAPNITALVSAAYEKHTIVAGICDGTRVLAQSGVLDNLRHTSNSAENLSKLNYGGAAHYQDVPYAVADKRVVTAPGTAPVSFMAKILCTLGISDENLKAYLAMHAAEHYQPA, from the coding sequence ATGACACGTGCCATTACCATTATCACCGAGAACTTTTCAGATTGGGAAACCGCCCTGATCAACTCTGCTGGTCGAGCCTATTACGGCTTTGATACACGCTTCGCTACGCCCCAAGGTACACCTGTCACCTCCTCTGGAGGCATGATCGTCACCCCGCAGTTAGCGCTCGAGGACATCCCGCTTGATGAACTCGACCTGCTAATAATATGTGGAGGTACTATCTGGCAGACCGATCAGGCCCCCAATATCACTGCCCTGGTTAGCGCTGCCTATGAAAAACACACCATCGTCGCAGGCATTTGCGACGGTACCCGTGTGTTAGCGCAATCGGGCGTGCTCGATAACCTCCGTCACACTTCCAACTCGGCAGAGAACCTATCGAAACTGAATTATGGCGGAGCGGCTCACTATCAGGATGTCCCCTATGCAGTAGCTGATAAGCGCGTAGTAACAGCTCCAGGTACTGCTCCGGTCAGTTTCATGGCTAAAATCTTGTGCACCTTGGGCATAAGTGACGAAAACCTCAAAGCCTACTTGGCAATGCACGCTGCCGAGCATTACCAGCCCGCCTAG